A window of Juglans regia cultivar Chandler chromosome 7, Walnut 2.0, whole genome shotgun sequence contains these coding sequences:
- the LOC108982439 gene encoding uncharacterized protein LOC108982439 — translation MGGASRPYKQIEDFRQAVEYCGLHDIHSYGERFTWSNNRSGNDFTKEKIDRVFGNKEWNELYRHGVCNVLPAIRSDHSPLSVSLHNTSNGRKKRRWCFRYEMAWEIKEECLKMVGEAWQNAGITNCQAKSLRTQLELCQKGPMTWRQTLKQQEDQIIKNGTLNIGHLQNSGTGEHVAAMKQIQEEVVTAITANDIKWKQRAKQHWLKHGDRNTQSFHVQASQRKKINAVKSIVDSQGRAVTD, via the coding sequence ATGGGTGGAGCCAGCAGACCATATAAACAGATTGAGGACTTTAGACAAGCTGTGGAATACTGTGGTCTCCATGACATTCATTCATATGGGGAAAGGTTTACTTGGTCAAATAACAGAAGTGGTAAtgactttacaaaagaaaaaattgatagagttTTTGGCAATAAAGAATGGAATGAGTTATATAGGCATGGTGTCTGTAATGTTCTTCCTGCCATTAGATCTGATCACTCCCCCTTGTCAGTTAGTTTACACAATACTTCTaatgggaggaagaaaagaagatggtgctttagatatgagatggccTGGGAAATAAAGGAAGAATGTCTGAAGATGGTGGGTGAGGCTTGGCAAAATGCTGGTATAACAAATTGTCAGGCTAAATCCTTAAGAACACAGCTTGAACTATGCCAAAAGGGTCCTATGACATGGAGGCAAACTCTTAAGCAACAAGaggatcaaattataaaaaatgggaCTCTAAATATTGGGCATCTTCAGAATTCTGGTACAGGTGAGCACGTGGCAGCTATGAAACAAATTCAAGAGGAGGTGGTTACTGCCATTACAGCTAATGATATaaagtggaagcaaagggcaaagcaacactggCTGAAACATGGGGACAGAAACACTCAGTCTTTCCACGTGCAAGCAAGCCAGAGAAAGAAGATCAATGCAGTCAAAAGCATAGTGGATTCACAAGGCAGGGCTGTCACTGACTAG